aacgagACATGCTTAAATATTGCACtcattacatatgtatgttAGTTGATACCTCGTTGTGATTCGAAAGGTTAGGAGATAAAccaaaaagattaaaaattgtatactCATgttgattaataaataaagttcCCTACTTTTCTATTTATGATTGCAATGTTATTACGATCTTTTTTAAGTATCTAATTATAAAGCTTTTAGATCGAATTCTATAGAAATATTATAAGTGCTTCAGTGATAGATCTTATGTattatttacgaatatttgtatttattttcagaTGAGAAATTCTTCGAAATAGACTCTACATGAATTCCCAAATGGAATTTTATCACTTGACAAgaagtaatatttttaatatacagTTGGATTATAACATAAATAGATTTTTGATTACCAACAGGTGTTAAAAACCCAATCAAATGTATATTTGTAAATTAGTGGAGGTATTAATCTCTAAAGGTATGatatttattgtattgtatCAATCGAAATTGTAATTTACATAAAAGAGTACACTTAACATCATAaagtaaaatataattcaatacttaaaacatcatttttatactttaaaattcttaatttcGTATGATGTAGTCCAGTAGATTAGTACTTGCTATTTATAATACAATGTATTTAATACAAagatataattgtacaattgaagttttatttttatatacatacattgtAAGATATACACATTGATTTACAAAGTAAATCCTTGAAATTTGGAATGTTTACTTAAAGTAATAAATCGAGATTACAATTTGCTTTTTCTAAGTCATGTAAAAACTTATAAAATTCACTTATAGTCATTTCTAGAAAGACATTGTTAATTTTACTATCTTCTTCTAGCCATAATTTTAGttgaaaaaatgattttcccACATTGTCAGATTCATTACTTGCTGCTGTTActgtaataattaaactaAGATTTAAAATATGTTGTTCCATCAA
The sequence above is drawn from the Osmia bicornis bicornis chromosome 14, iOsmBic2.1, whole genome shotgun sequence genome and encodes:
- the LOC114872745 gene encoding COMM domain-containing protein 7-like, with protein sequence MVKPISKIVDISWRFGVTAASNESDNVGKSFFQLKLWLEEDSKINNVFLEMTISEFYKFLHDLEKANCNLDLLL